The following coding sequences are from one Desulfosporosinus orientis DSM 765 window:
- a CDS encoding DJ-1/PfpI family protein — protein sequence MRQWKIGILLFNEVEVLDFAGPFEVFSITNYPESNVKPFEVKTVAQTKETVRARNGLKVVPDYCFADNPNFDILVIPGGYGAEEIEIHNDDVVGWIKDQMNKVTLMTSVCTGAFLLAKAGLLDGKKATTHWMDIDRLEREFEKVEVERGVKYVDEGSIITAGGISAGINMSFFMILKLLGEEIARTTAKRMEYDICF from the coding sequence ATGAGACAGTGGAAGATAGGAATATTACTATTTAATGAGGTTGAAGTATTAGACTTTGCAGGACCATTCGAGGTATTTTCCATTACGAATTACCCAGAATCCAACGTTAAACCATTTGAAGTTAAAACTGTTGCTCAAACAAAAGAAACAGTCCGAGCACGCAATGGACTTAAAGTTGTACCGGATTATTGCTTTGCGGATAATCCTAACTTCGACATCTTGGTTATCCCTGGTGGATACGGTGCAGAAGAGATTGAAATTCATAATGATGATGTTGTTGGATGGATAAAAGACCAAATGAATAAGGTTACATTAATGACATCTGTATGCACTGGCGCATTCTTGCTAGCTAAAGCGGGTTTGTTAGACGGTAAAAAAGCCACAACTCATTGGATGGATATTGATAGGTTAGAGCGGGAATTCGAAAAGGTTGAAGTGGAACGAGGCGTTAAGTACGTTGACGAGGGTTCAATAATTACAGCTGGCGGGATCTCAGCTGGAATTAATATGTCCTTTTTTATGATTCTAAAACTTCTAGGAGAAGAGATCGCTCGGACAACTGCCAAGAGAATGGAGTACGATATCTGTTTTTAG
- a CDS encoding DinB family protein, with product MSTRKDIILTQLRSCRDQDGWFAPLSVALRGLTAEQAAKNVGQSTNSIFGIVHHLVFWNERYLQRFKDSSLPPLKISNVETFVKDPGEIVERWDDLYQRLDNLFVQWEEAIIKCDDAKLDSRTHPDRDESWWTSLAHLAIHNAHHIGQIVHIRKEQGLWETWFE from the coding sequence GTGTCAACTCGCAAAGATATTATACTTACACAGTTGAGGTCTTGCCGCGATCAGGATGGATGGTTTGCTCCGTTGAGCGTTGCTCTTCGAGGACTAACTGCAGAACAGGCTGCCAAAAATGTTGGGCAGTCTACAAATTCAATCTTTGGTATAGTTCATCACCTTGTATTCTGGAATGAGCGCTACTTACAACGGTTTAAGGATAGTAGTTTACCGCCTCTTAAAATATCCAACGTTGAGACGTTTGTTAAAGATCCCGGTGAAATTGTAGAGCGTTGGGATGATTTGTACCAGAGATTAGATAACCTATTTGTCCAGTGGGAAGAAGCAATAATTAAGTGCGATGATGCGAAGTTGGATAGTCGGACTCACCCAGATAGAGATGAATCTTGGTGGACCTCATTAGCCCACTTAGCTATTCACAATGCACATCACATAGGACAAATTGTTCATATTCGAAAAGAACAAGGTTTATGGGAAACATGGTTTGAATGA
- a CDS encoding uracil-DNA glycosylase, producing MEKEIIKFIKQLASVERLTDVFNQYSYEVSDNEVRRDNLRLYFSQMSQLKPEVLLVGEAPGYHGCRLTGVPFTSEYILIKNNSVFGKNQRYRKTTEVNGLKKEQTATVIWETLNNHNFVPLMWNAFPFHPHENGNPTKNRTPSREELEFGQVFLKQIIEMFGIEKVVAIGKKAKASLNRLNIDCSVIRHPANGGKPEFVQGIGEILSGCQHFI from the coding sequence ATGGAAAAAGAAATTATAAAGTTTATAAAACAGTTGGCTTCTGTAGAACGGTTAACTGATGTGTTCAATCAATATTCGTATGAAGTATCTGACAATGAAGTGCGTAGGGATAATTTAAGACTATATTTTAGTCAAATGAGTCAGTTGAAACCAGAAGTTCTTCTAGTTGGAGAAGCACCTGGCTATCATGGTTGTCGATTGACAGGAGTTCCTTTTACAAGTGAGTATATCCTTATCAAGAATAACTCTGTTTTTGGGAAAAATCAGAGATATCGGAAAACAACAGAGGTAAATGGATTAAAAAAGGAACAAACTGCAACCGTAATCTGGGAAACGTTAAATAACCATAATTTCGTTCCATTAATGTGGAATGCATTTCCTTTTCATCCTCATGAGAATGGAAATCCTACGAAGAATCGGACTCCTTCGAGAGAAGAATTAGAATTCGGGCAGGTATTTCTAAAACAGATTATAGAAATGTTCGGAATTGAAAAAGTGGTTGCTATAGGAAAAAAGGCGAAGGCATCTTTAAATAGATTAAATATTGACTGCAGTGTGATAAGACACCCTGCCAATGGTGGAAAACCAGAATTTGTTCAGGGTATAGGAGAAATTCTTTCGGGCTGCCAGCACTTCATATAA
- a CDS encoding PF20097 family protein — protein MEKIRKLDNASCPICGIKMENGYIYSDRRIKWADNNNPKYFTIGDETLVGIEMSFKLKKLVAYRCIYCKIVTFQYES, from the coding sequence ATGGAGAAAATAAGAAAATTAGACAATGCAAGCTGCCCTATATGTGGAATAAAAATGGAAAATGGTTATATTTATTCGGATCGGCGAATAAAATGGGCAGATAACAATAACCCCAAATACTTTACTATAGGGGATGAAACATTAGTTGGAATTGAAATGTCATTTAAGTTAAAGAAATTAGTAGCTTACAGGTGTATATATTGTAAAATTGTTACATTTCAATATGAGTCATAA
- a CDS encoding class I SAM-dependent methyltransferase, translated as MDDYKNFAQDYEALNPKEEIFLQRDFFSQIIEKYNVKTCLDCACGLGWHLYMINNLGVKCYGSDISPEMIDICKNNLRGTNIELRIEDYCKLSETWERKFDMILCVSSALNHMLEDEDIIRALDSMYERLEENGIVVMFSGISDVLARSRPKLIPARTNHDEAIYHIIEYFDDRVVFNILDVKKTKDSFIHSLNSMTLSLLTKARFEKCVLKTKFTNVNVFGDFDFSTYSEDKSNRLFAILQK; from the coding sequence ATGGATGATTACAAAAATTTTGCTCAAGATTATGAGGCGCTTAATCCGAAAGAAGAAATATTTCTTCAAAGGGATTTCTTTTCTCAAATCATTGAAAAGTATAATGTAAAAACCTGCTTAGATTGTGCTTGTGGTTTAGGCTGGCATTTATATATGATTAATAATCTTGGAGTGAAGTGTTATGGGTCTGATATTTCTCCAGAAATGATTGATATTTGCAAGAATAACCTAAGAGGTACAAATATTGAACTTAGGATCGAAGATTATTGTAAACTATCAGAAACATGGGAAAGAAAGTTTGATATGATTCTTTGCGTTTCAAGTGCATTAAATCATATGTTGGAAGATGAGGATATTATTAGAGCATTAGATTCAATGTATGAAAGGTTAGAGGAGAACGGAATAGTTGTAATGTTTTCAGGAATATCAGATGTACTTGCAAGAAGTAGACCAAAATTAATACCGGCAAGAACAAACCATGACGAAGCAATCTACCATATCATTGAGTATTTTGATGATCGAGTAGTATTTAACATATTAGACGTGAAAAAAACAAAGGATTCATTCATCCATTCACTTAACTCAATGACTCTAAGTTTGCTTACTAAAGCAAGATTTGAAAAATGTGTTTTAAAAACAAAATTTACCAATGTTAATGTTTTTGGTGATTTTGATTTTTCCACGTATTCAGAGGATAAAAGCAATAGGTTATTTGCTATATTACAGAAGTGA
- a CDS encoding DUF3267 domain-containing protein, giving the protein MSSISFEEFGLNASSISISINLFHVVGIFLLLLIHEFIHLSLIPSFIKSEKTFFGINPCYGFVYSEELISKNRYIIITLAPFVIISVILPVIGGLMGLLNPFAKFLILFNAMASSVDILNFILVAKQTPSKSYLTSNGQYTFWTSKSATKPDCR; this is encoded by the coding sequence GTGTCATCAATTTCGTTTGAAGAGTTCGGACTTAATGCTTCATCAATCTCCATATCAATTAATTTATTTCACGTAGTGGGGATTTTCTTATTGCTATTGATTCATGAATTTATTCATTTATCCCTTATTCCAAGTTTTATTAAATCTGAAAAAACATTTTTTGGTATCAACCCTTGTTATGGGTTTGTTTACTCTGAAGAACTTATTTCGAAAAATAGATATATTATTATTACTCTGGCGCCTTTTGTTATTATTTCTGTGATATTGCCTGTGATAGGTGGATTGATGGGATTATTAAACCCATTTGCGAAATTTCTCATCTTATTTAACGCCATGGCTTCTTCGGTAGATATTTTGAATTTTATTCTTGTCGCTAAACAAACTCCATCAAAATCGTACTTAACCAGTAATGGACAATACACATTTTGGACATCAAAATCAGCCACTAAACCGGACTGCAGATAA
- a CDS encoding IS110 family transposase, protein MPPKPIRELRDLTRYRHKLVRARSAEKSRIHNILTVCNLMLSSVTTDIFGKSGMNIMKALLQSQPLDEDLLSDLVMGKLREKIPQLQVALKGQLTATQADKLSIALDNLRNFNEKITQIENLIEEKSRPFQDSIKLLCSCFAVKKVSAMAILSEIGTDMSCFPSAQHLCSWAGVCPQNNETGGKRRPAKTKKGNRYLKATLTQCVNTFSRSKKKSRLVSRFHSLKIRRGHNKAVMAVCRSLLTAIFHMLLNNEPFKEVSEPNTTNERTNTFSKVADEFLIQELVKRGYKLEAAT, encoded by the coding sequence ATTCCCCCAAAACCTATTCGCGAATTACGAGACCTTACTCGATATAGGCATAAGCTGGTCCGGGCACGTTCCGCTGAAAAAAGCAGAATCCATAATATTCTTACGGTCTGCAATCTGATGTTGTCTTCTGTAACCACCGATATTTTCGGAAAATCCGGCATGAACATAATGAAAGCTCTACTTCAGTCACAGCCCCTTGATGAGGATCTCCTCTCCGATCTTGTTATGGGCAAGCTCCGTGAGAAGATCCCTCAACTCCAAGTTGCTCTCAAGGGACAGCTGACTGCAACCCAAGCAGACAAGCTTTCTATTGCTCTGGATAATCTTCGAAACTTTAATGAGAAGATTACCCAAATTGAGAACCTCATTGAAGAAAAATCACGACCTTTTCAAGATTCCATCAAGCTTTTGTGCTCTTGCTTTGCGGTTAAAAAAGTGTCCGCTATGGCCATTCTCTCGGAAATCGGTACAGATATGTCGTGTTTTCCTTCGGCCCAGCACCTATGTTCTTGGGCAGGAGTTTGTCCCCAGAATAATGAAACTGGGGGTAAACGACGTCCGGCAAAAACCAAGAAAGGTAATCGATACCTCAAAGCAACTTTAACTCAGTGTGTAAACACTTTTTCCAGGAGCAAAAAGAAGTCACGTCTAGTGAGCCGGTTTCACTCTCTTAAAATCCGCAGAGGTCATAATAAAGCGGTGATGGCTGTTTGTCGATCTCTTTTAACGGCCATATTCCACATGCTCTTAAATAACGAGCCTTTCAAAGAAGTGTCCGAACCAAACACTACTAATGAAAGGACAAATACTTTTTCAAAGGTCGCCGATGAATTTCTAATTCAGGAATTAGTTAAACGTGGATATAAACTAGAAGCAGCGACTTAG
- a CDS encoding IS110 family transposase encodes MFDVPVLSIDVSKSKSVAAVFKRYQVLDSKPFSFSHSPNDLSLLVDRLSKLELEMGQRPHVVMEATGNYSKPIAAFFQDAGFKVVVLNPLQTHAEKKKSVRKVKTDPIDANRIAQVYYLNQFTEAKPHMDYISELQNLCRQYDGFNTLYIETQLRFRSVLDLLFPKFESVFAHLCSPTALRVLSSFPSPNAILSASRDQIINCLKPAKMAKSWYELKTDALISAAKESLPFNRAQQSNLRVLRMYMDLLRSQQSILTDIRAQMVYWANFSLDYPLLCSIPGVGEATATTILAEIGDIKRFPSSKQLVAFAGIDPSVFESGKFKSSHNKISKRGSPYLRKAIYQATVAGISNRASGPLNMILRSFYLRKINEGKPSKVAIIATSNKLLRIIFGILASQQPFSDPK; translated from the coding sequence ATGTTTGATGTTCCAGTCTTGAGTATTGATGTTTCCAAGTCCAAAAGTGTGGCTGCTGTCTTTAAACGTTATCAAGTTTTAGATTCCAAACCCTTTTCGTTCTCTCATTCACCCAACGATTTATCTCTATTAGTCGATCGACTCAGCAAGTTAGAATTGGAGATGGGTCAACGTCCTCATGTGGTTATGGAGGCTACTGGCAACTACTCCAAGCCTATTGCCGCTTTCTTTCAAGATGCTGGGTTCAAGGTGGTCGTTTTAAATCCTCTTCAGACTCACGCTGAGAAAAAGAAATCCGTTCGTAAAGTTAAGACTGACCCGATTGATGCGAATCGTATTGCTCAGGTTTACTACCTGAATCAATTTACCGAGGCCAAACCTCATATGGATTACATCTCGGAGTTGCAGAATCTTTGCCGCCAGTATGATGGGTTCAACACTCTATATATTGAGACTCAACTCCGGTTTCGTTCCGTTTTAGACCTTCTGTTTCCTAAGTTTGAGTCAGTATTTGCTCATTTATGTAGTCCTACTGCTTTGAGAGTCCTTTCTTCTTTTCCTTCTCCCAATGCTATTCTATCGGCTAGTAGGGACCAGATTATTAATTGTCTTAAGCCAGCAAAGATGGCGAAGAGCTGGTACGAGTTGAAAACGGATGCACTGATTTCGGCTGCCAAGGAAAGTCTGCCTTTTAACCGCGCCCAACAGTCAAACTTACGGGTTTTAAGGATGTACATGGATCTCCTCAGATCCCAACAAAGTATTCTGACAGATATACGGGCTCAAATGGTCTACTGGGCAAACTTTTCCCTTGATTACCCTCTCCTTTGTTCAATTCCTGGCGTAGGAGAGGCTACAGCCACCACCATTCTCGCTGAGATTGGTGATATTAAGAGATTCCCGAGTTCTAAACAGTTGGTCGCTTTTGCAGGCATTGACCCCTCTGTCTTCGAATCGGGAAAGTTCAAATCGAGTCATAACAAGATTTCCAAGAGAGGGTCACCTTATCTTAGAAAGGCAATCTATCAAGCCACTGTAGCTGGAATTAGTAATAGAGCCAGTGGCCCTCTAAATATGATCCTTAGAAGTTTTTACCTTCGAAAAATAAACGAAGGCAAGCCTTCTAAAGTCGCAATCATTGCTACTTCTAACAAATTACTTAGGATAATTTTCGGTATTTTAGCTTCTCAGCAGCCATTTTCTGATCCAAAATAA
- a CDS encoding ferritin-like domain-containing protein, giving the protein MGALQNEYIKHAYERMIELERHHVDFYKEIIIKYGEDVPIFSGGLASLAGHILGDVALDLTTAENRYKFGIAVETKAIEMYRTFIVENWEYPDIQKRAWHNMIDEEFHLLWYKDNLNHTTSLVQST; this is encoded by the coding sequence ATGGGTGCATTACAAAACGAATATATTAAGCATGCTTATGAAAGAATGATCGAACTAGAACGGCATCATGTCGATTTTTATAAGGAGATAATAATAAAATATGGTGAAGATGTTCCAATATTTAGTGGTGGGCTAGCTTCTCTTGCTGGACATATCTTAGGCGATGTTGCATTGGATTTAACAACTGCTGAAAACCGCTATAAATTTGGTATAGCAGTGGAAACAAAAGCTATTGAAATGTATAGAACATTCATTGTCGAAAATTGGGAATATCCTGACATACAAAAGAGAGCTTGGCACAATATGATCGACGAAGAATTTCATTTATTATGGTATAAAGATAATCTTAATCACACAACCTCTTTGGTGCAGTCAACATAA
- a CDS encoding IS110 family transposase: MPRLAASMIMKIVFKFFCPFPGAFFVCITTKNNGVYQTEVKTFSTMIDGIEMAISWLHQHDCHVVVIESTGKYWIPVFNLMEDSFALTLANPYFTKTFPGNKTDRRDAKWLAELHRLGLVQPVLFPQNLFANYETLLDIGISWSGHVPLKKAESIIFLRSAI, encoded by the coding sequence ATGCCGCGGCTCGCGGCATCAATGATAATGAAAATAGTGTTTAAGTTTTTTTGTCCCTTCCCAGGGGCCTTTTTTGTATGTATAACTACCAAAAATAATGGTGTCTATCAGACCGAAGTAAAGACATTCTCAACTATGATCGATGGTATTGAAATGGCAATTAGTTGGCTTCATCAACACGACTGCCACGTTGTCGTGATTGAAAGCACCGGCAAGTACTGGATACCCGTATTTAATCTTATGGAAGACTCTTTCGCTCTTACCCTAGCAAACCCCTACTTTACAAAAACATTTCCGGGCAACAAAACGGATCGCCGGGATGCTAAGTGGCTTGCGGAGCTACACAGGCTGGGTCTGGTTCAACCCGTTTTATTCCCCCAAAACCTATTCGCGAATTACGAGACCTTACTCGATATAGGCATAAGCTGGTCCGGGCACGTTCCGCTGAAAAAAGCAGAATCCATAATATTCTTACGGTCTGCAATCTGA
- a CDS encoding stage III sporulation protein AH — MFDGGLYMLLITSDPRDEVYRDVIDKAFKYCDEFILVVRKDLSLSSQAKLVLSSLSNSLIEISEQFEWPGTMLGGGESAIVNYFKTDNHAKKILKEVSNSLHSWVQPDLPEDLSFIKGNNLWLVNTSHESESYFVTEEKEDLEEILGIRNLQIKQK, encoded by the coding sequence ATGTTTGATGGAGGATTGTATATGTTGCTTATTACCTCTGACCCCAGAGATGAAGTTTATCGAGATGTAATTGATAAGGCCTTTAAGTATTGTGATGAGTTTATATTAGTTGTGAGAAAAGACCTTTCTTTATCTTCTCAAGCTAAATTAGTCTTGAGTAGTTTATCTAATTCGCTTATTGAAATCAGTGAACAGTTTGAATGGCCAGGAACCATGTTAGGTGGTGGAGAATCTGCCATAGTGAATTATTTCAAAACTGATAACCATGCAAAGAAAATATTAAAAGAGGTTTCGAATTCTTTACACTCATGGGTGCAACCTGATCTTCCGGAAGATTTATCCTTTATTAAAGGGAATAATCTTTGGCTCGTTAATACATCCCATGAATCAGAAAGCTATTTTGTTACTGAAGAAAAGGAAGATCTTGAGGAGATTTTAGGAATTAGGAATTTGCAAATAAAGCAGAAATAG
- a CDS encoding GNAT family N-acetyltransferase — protein MSKNPYDQFPHITTNEITLRRIIPSDSDSLFEIYSNEKLFVHSPSMLKKNKDAVANMIGHFERDFNKKKWILLGITLNDNPNFIVGVAEMFDYDSDVNMITIGYRLNDRFWGKGIATKTVKAITDYLFHDIGINRIQAFVMPENTKSLNVLRRNNFVEEGVIRQGHVWKGKGVVDLTLFSMLKSKYIV, from the coding sequence GTGAGTAAAAATCCATATGACCAGTTTCCACATATTACAACGAATGAGATTACATTGAGGAGAATTATTCCATCAGATAGTGACAGCCTTTTTGAGATATACAGCAACGAAAAGCTTTTTGTGCATTCTCCTTCCATGCTCAAAAAGAATAAGGACGCAGTTGCCAATATGATTGGGCACTTTGAACGGGATTTTAACAAGAAAAAATGGATTCTCCTTGGAATTACACTGAATGACAACCCCAATTTTATTGTCGGTGTAGCGGAAATGTTTGATTATGATAGTGATGTGAATATGATAACCATTGGCTACCGGCTGAACGACCGCTTTTGGGGTAAAGGAATTGCTACGAAAACAGTCAAAGCAATAACAGATTACCTTTTTCACGATATTGGCATAAATCGAATCCAAGCATTTGTTATGCCCGAAAATACCAAGTCTTTAAATGTTTTAAGAAGAAATAATTTTGTAGAAGAAGGCGTTATCAGACAAGGGCATGTTTGGAAAGGTAAAGGTGTTGTAGACCTGACACTGTTTTCAATGTTAAAGTCTAAATACATAGTATGA
- a CDS encoding GNAT family N-acetyltransferase, giving the protein MNKMIKIRNEEETDCEKVEEITRKAFWNLYIPGCVEHYLVHVMRSHKDFLPELDFVIEVDNQIIGNIMYTRTKLIDESGEEKDILTFGPVCILPEYQRKGYGKKLMEYSFEQAVALGYDVIVIFGNPGNYVSRGFKSCNKYNVSLENGTYPAAMMVKELKPDVLDGRKWVYYQSPVFEIDEQEAGRFDEGLERLEKKYRPSQEEFYIHSHSIIQ; this is encoded by the coding sequence ATGAACAAAATGATTAAGATTAGGAATGAAGAAGAAACAGATTGTGAGAAAGTGGAAGAAATCACAAGGAAAGCTTTTTGGAATTTATATATCCCGGGGTGCGTGGAACATTATTTGGTTCATGTTATGCGATCCCACAAAGATTTTCTGCCGGAGCTGGATTTTGTGATTGAAGTTGATAATCAAATCATCGGGAATATCATGTATACGAGAACAAAACTAATTGATGAATCCGGGGAAGAAAAAGACATTCTTACTTTCGGTCCGGTTTGCATTTTGCCGGAATATCAGAGAAAGGGGTATGGAAAAAAGCTAATGGAGTATTCCTTTGAACAGGCGGTCGCACTTGGTTATGATGTGATTGTAATATTTGGAAACCCGGGTAATTATGTAAGCCGTGGTTTTAAGAGCTGTAATAAGTACAATGTCTCTCTTGAGAATGGGACATATCCGGCGGCAATGATGGTAAAAGAACTCAAACCGGATGTCTTGGACGGAAGGAAATGGGTTTACTATCAAAGTCCTGTATTTGAGATAGACGAACAAGAAGCCGGGCGCTTTGATGAGGGTTTAGAACGCTTGGAGAAAAAATACCGGCCAAGCCAGGAAGAATTTTATATTCACAGCCATTCTATTATACAGTGA
- a CDS encoding DUF3788 domain-containing protein, whose amino-acid sequence MNWNELFSVNQQPTYEEIKEFIGQGEPFWSELLSYIDFRYQVQPKMSYSKCSAQPGWNVKYQKSGKSLCTLYPMEGYFIALIVVGAKEEEEVEMALGTFTPYVQNLYRKTSCSCGGRWLMIEARDKSVLDDIKNLIAIRVKPKK is encoded by the coding sequence ATGAACTGGAATGAATTATTCAGCGTTAATCAGCAGCCGACTTATGAAGAAATAAAAGAATTTATTGGTCAAGGGGAGCCATTTTGGTCTGAACTACTATCATATATTGATTTCAGATATCAAGTCCAACCTAAAATGTCATATAGTAAATGTTCTGCGCAGCCGGGTTGGAATGTAAAATACCAAAAGAGTGGTAAATCATTATGTACGCTATATCCAATGGAAGGATATTTTATTGCGTTAATAGTGGTAGGGGCAAAGGAGGAAGAAGAAGTAGAAATGGCGCTAGGAACATTTACACCATATGTTCAAAACTTATACCGGAAAACGTCTTGTTCCTGTGGCGGTCGTTGGCTAATGATAGAGGCAAGAGATAAGTCTGTACTCGATGATATTAAGAATTTAATTGCAATAAGGGTAAAGCCCAAAAAGTAG
- a CDS encoding GNAT family N-acetyltransferase yields MDIISVKQSPEYMDKAIQYFQSKWANENTLMVYEDCITNCITTVNPLPQWYLLEDNGEIIGCAGLVTNDFISRMDLYPWFVALFIEEANRGNACGSLLLDRAKKDAKLGGFSHLYLSTIYIGFYEKYGFTYIGMGYHPWGKSSRIYVTNL; encoded by the coding sequence ATGGATATTATATCGGTTAAACAAAGCCCAGAATATATGGACAAAGCAATTCAATATTTCCAAAGTAAATGGGCGAATGAGAATACTCTGATGGTGTACGAGGACTGCATTACTAATTGCATAACAACAGTAAATCCATTGCCACAGTGGTATTTGCTGGAGGATAATGGAGAAATCATTGGTTGTGCAGGACTTGTTACAAACGATTTTATTAGTAGAATGGACTTGTATCCTTGGTTTGTTGCATTGTTCATAGAAGAAGCAAATCGAGGTAATGCTTGTGGTTCATTGTTATTGGATAGGGCAAAGAAAGATGCAAAACTTGGAGGCTTTTCTCATTTATATCTTAGCACTATCTATATTGGGTTTTATGAAAAGTATGGGTTTACTTATATCGGAATGGGATATCATCCATGGGGTAAAAGTTCGCGGATTTATGTAACAAATTTATGA
- a CDS encoding GyrI-like domain-containing protein, whose translation MEIKLVNRDEITIGGNVVETSLDTCEKDLNELWNNFRYKSFDTVNLESNNGLYGLMWYTQDHRYCYLLGKEIRAKGENLDSLIIKKVPAARYAVVSVPKDMSIVQAWTLFFENVLPKNGYIPDSEHGLYFEYYDNEGYKTCELWTPVIEKKC comes from the coding sequence ATGGAAATTAAGTTAGTTAACCGAGATGAAATTACAATCGGCGGTAATGTAGTTGAGACATCACTAGATACTTGTGAAAAAGATCTTAATGAGCTATGGAATAATTTTAGATATAAGAGTTTTGATACGGTTAATTTAGAAAGCAATAACGGTTTATATGGACTCATGTGGTACACTCAAGATCATCGATATTGTTATTTGCTTGGTAAAGAGATCAGAGCAAAAGGTGAAAATCTTGATTCATTAATCATAAAGAAAGTACCAGCTGCACGTTATGCTGTAGTCTCAGTACCCAAAGATATGTCAATTGTTCAGGCTTGGACGCTGTTTTTCGAAAATGTTCTACCTAAAAATGGTTATATTCCTGATTCAGAACATGGGTTGTATTTCGAATACTATGATAATGAAGGTTATAAAACATGTGAATTATGGACACCTGTAATAGAAAAGAAGTGTTAG
- a CDS encoding class I SAM-dependent DNA methyltransferase, producing MKNDQGSVQSHAQSAYSYDEQAREYGWYGPEILFGMCFEYISPDSKLLDIGIGTGLSSALFAKAGLEIYGIDGSVEMLHICKTKNIAKELKQYNLNDLPLPYSNSLFQHIISCGVFHFIGDLQPIFRDVSRIIKPGGLFSFTVKAEHYDRKTDYSKTNDMYYSERSPEGVEIFTHRKQYLKYLLQLLHFEELKEQLFLVQNGQENNYSTFFAHVVKYKK from the coding sequence ATGAAAAATGACCAAGGAAGTGTTCAATCACATGCTCAAAGTGCATATTCATATGATGAGCAGGCTCGAGAATATGGCTGGTACGGCCCTGAAATACTCTTTGGTATGTGTTTTGAGTATATTTCTCCCGATTCTAAATTGTTGGATATCGGAATAGGTACAGGATTAAGTTCAGCATTATTTGCTAAAGCTGGATTAGAGATTTATGGAATTGATGGTTCAGTTGAAATGTTACATATCTGTAAAACAAAGAACATTGCTAAAGAACTAAAACAATACAATCTGAATGATTTGCCTTTACCATATTCAAATTCATTATTTCAACATATTATTTCTTGCGGTGTTTTTCATTTTATTGGTGATCTACAACCAATTTTTAGAGATGTTTCTCGGATTATTAAACCGGGTGGATTATTTTCATTCACAGTAAAGGCTGAACATTACGATAGAAAGACAGACTATAGCAAAACAAATGATATGTACTATTCTGAAAGGTCACCTGAAGGGGTCGAGATATTCACACATAGAAAACAGTATTTAAAATATCTTTTACAGTTACTCCATTTTGAAGAATTAAAAGAACAGCTTTTTCTTGTGCAAAATGGACAAGAGAATAATTACAGTACATTTTTTGCTCATGTGGTTAAGTATAAAAAATAA
- a CDS encoding helix-turn-helix transcriptional regulator, translating to MKNKIRQLRKDMGLRQEDMAIRLGVTRQTINAIENEKYNPTLELAMKVAKLLENPVEEIFELED from the coding sequence ATGAAAAATAAAATTAGGCAATTACGTAAAGATATGGGATTACGGCAAGAAGATATGGCAATCAGATTAGGGGTTACTCGACAAACAATAAATGCTATAGAAAATGAAAAATATAACCCCACGCTTGAACTCGCAATGAAAGTTGCGAAACTACTAGAAAACCCTGTTGAGGAAATCTTTGAGCTTGAGGATTAG